A genomic window from Mobula hypostoma chromosome 14, sMobHyp1.1, whole genome shotgun sequence includes:
- the LOC134356601 gene encoding LOW QUALITY PROTEIN: chymotrypsin-like protease CTRL-1 (The sequence of the model RefSeq protein was modified relative to this genomic sequence to represent the inferred CDS: substituted 1 base at 1 genomic stop codon) — MSLASFYPICNLESLSTFNKTTSSDSGWHFCGGXLINENWVVTAAHCEVSTNDFAIVGAHDKSSKAEASQKSMSIAKVITHPKWNPSTVNYDVSVVKLATPVQFNSHVSPVCLAAVSDNYPEGMMCVTTGWGRTRAYRIMVNAMLLYCCALQLILCFGAIRAELDSNAVRDVTTNADFTSLSRGKTLFSAAADV; from the exons ATGAGTCTTGCTTCCTTTTACCCAATTTGCAATCTGGAGTCACTGTCAACTTTCAATAAAACTACTTCC AGTGACTCTGGTTGGCATTTCTGCGGTGGTTAGTTGATCAATGAAAACTGGGTTGTCACCGCTGCACATTGTGAAGTGAG TACGAACGACTTTGCTATTGTTGGTGCCCATGACAAAAGCTCAAAAGCTGAAGCCAGCCAGAAATCCATGTCCATTGCTAAG GTCATTACACACCCCAAGTGGAACCCATCCACCGTTAATTATGATGTTTCTGTGGTGAAGCTTGCAACCCCCGTTCAGTTCAACAGTCATGTGTCACCAGTCTGTCTCGCCGCTGTATCTGATAACTACCCAGAGGGCATGATGTGTGTCACAACGGGATGGGGAAGGACTCGTGCTTATC GTATCATGGTTAATGCCATGCTGCTCTACTGCTGTGCTCTACAGCTCATTCTCTGCTTCGGTGCCATCAGAGCTGAACTGGATTCCAACGCCGTTAGAGATGTGACCACAAATGCCGACTTTACATCCCTGAGCAGGGGCAAGACCCTATTTTCTGCTGCAG